The DNA window CAGAGTACACTCGGGATTCACTGAACCGCGCAGTTTTACCACCTCTTCTGCACTGTACGGTCGGTTGATGCCATCCCAGCGCGGTTGAGTCCATTCCTGCTGTAAATCTTCGATTTGTTGGGTACGTGTTTTCATCTACAGAGGCTCCATATTCTTTTTATCGGTAAGGTATGTCAGGCCGCGTATCGCGTTGAGCACAGGAGTAATTACGCCAGCAATCGGTAGCCCGGTAGGGTCAGGAAATCGATTAACTCATCTGAGGTGGTAATTTGTTCCATCAGACGTGCAGCGTCATCAAAACGTCCACTACTGAAGCGGTGCTCGCCCAGTTCTTCCTGAATCACCTGCATTTCTTCTGCCAGCATCTGACGAAACAGGGATTTAGTGACAGGTTTACCGTTACTCAGCGTCTTCTGATGATGGATCCACTGCCAGATTGATGTCCGGGAGATTTCAGCCGTTGCGGCATCTTCCATCAGACCATAAATCGGTACGCAGCCATTGCCAGAAATCCATGCCTCGATGTACTGCACCGCCACGCGAATGTTCGCCCGCATTCCCTCTTCAGTACGTTCACCTTCGCACGGAGCCAATAGCTGCTCTGCCGTCACCGGTGCATCGTTATGACGGGTGACGGATAGCTGGTTCGGGTTATTACCCAGTACCTCGTTGAAAATGGCCATCGCGGTGTCGGCCAGCCCCGGATGAGCAACCCAGGTGCCGTCATGGCCATTGTTAGCTTCCAGCATTTTGTCCGCTTTCACTTTGCCAAGAACCTGAGCGTTACGCCCGGCATCTTTACTGGGAATAAAAGCCGCCATTCCGCCCATCGCAAATGCGCCGCGCTTGTGACAGGTTTTAATTAACAGACGGGAATAGGCGCTGAGGAAAGGTTTATCCATGGTTACCACCTGCCGATCGGGCAGCACGCGGTCCGGATAGTTTTTTAACGTTTTGATATAGCTGAAAATATAATCCCAGCGTCCGCAGTTAAGTCCAACGATGTGATCGCGCAAGGCATACAGGATTTCGTCCATCTGGAAAACAGCGGGTAATGTTTCAATCAGCAATGTCGCTTTGATGGTTCCACGCGGCAGCTTAAAGCGATCTTCGGTATAACTGAAAACCTCGCTCCACCAGGCGGCTTCCTGCCAGGCCTGCGTTTTCGGCAGATAGAAATAAGGGCCGCTGCCTTTTGCCAGTAGCGCTTTATGATTGTGGAAAAAATAGAGTGCAAAGTCGAACAGGCTGCCGGGAATAGCCTCCCCACGCCAGGTAACATGTTTTTCCGGCAGATGCAGGCCGCGTACGCGACATATCAGAACCGCCGGGTTAGGCTTGAGCTGATAAATTTTTCCGGCTTCATTGGTGTGGCTGATAGTGCCATTAACCGCATCGCGCAGATTGATTTGCCCGTCGATCACTTTGCTCCAGTCTGGCGCCAGTGAGTCTTCGAAATCCGCCATAAATACTTTTACGTTCGCGTTAAGCGCATTGATCACCATTTTGCGCTCAACCGGGCCAGTGATTTCTACGCGGCGATCCTGCAAATCATCCGGAATCCCGCGAATACGCCACTCACTATTTCTAATGGAAGTCGTTTCCGAAATAAAATCTGGTTTATTTCCATTATCGATGGCCTGCTGTTGCTGAAGGCGGGCGGCAAGAAGTTGATTACGTTCTGGCGCAAAGCGGGCAACTAGTTCCGTCAGAAACTCTACTGCTTCAGGTGTCAGGATCTGCTTATCCTGCGCCCTGCCCGACTGCTTAAAGATCAGTTCATCTGTAACGGCTGCCTGTTCTGTCATTACGTTGCTCCTCTTCGTTACTCCGGGATCGTCTTTACGTGAACGGAAGATCGTTGTCGGATTTTTGTTCAGCAAAACCAAGACTACTTAAATAAATTATAAAATCAAAAACTATTTCCATTTTATATTTAAATAGTACTCAATGTGCTGATTACAAAGAGAATAAAATTTTTATGGCGAATGAGGATGGTTTCGGAAATAAAAAAGGCACCCGCAGGTGCCTGATTTAGAGAGCTGAAACGCTTTAGGATCGTGCAGAGCAGCTAATTAATCCAGAGTAGGATTCATATGCCGCAGATCGTATGGAGTGATCTGGTAGACGTAATAGTTAAGCCAGTTGGTAAAGAGTAAATTGCCGTGGCTTCGCCACGTGGCATGCGGGGTGTTCTGCGGATCGTTTTTCGGAAAATAATTGTAGGGGACATCAGGGCTAAGCCCGGCCTCTACATCCCGAAAGTATTCGCCTGAAAGGGTGTCAGCATCATATTCCGGATGACCTGTGACAAAGGCAATACGCTTGTCTTTGCTGGCAAACAGGTAAGCGTCGCCGGCCTCCGTTTCGGCGAAAATCTCTAGATCGGTATAATCACGAATCAACGCTGCCGGAAAATCAGCAAAGCGTGAATGCGGTGCCAGAAAGGTATCGTCAAAACCCCGGGTTAATAGCGCGTGTGGATGTAAAATGTGATGTTCATAGACTCCGGAGAGTTTGTCATTGCGCGTCTGTTTCGGAATGCCGTAGAGAATGTTAAGGGCAGCCTGTACCGCCCAACAGACAAATAATGTGGAAGTAACATGCTCTTTGGCCCACTCCAGTACCTGTTTGATTTGCGGCCAAAAGGCGACATCATTGAATTCAACCAGTCCCAGCGGTGCACCCGTAACAATCAGTCCGTCAAAGTTTTCATCGCGGATATCATCAAAGTTGCAGTAAAAGTTATTCAGATGTTCTACCGGCGTATTACGGGGTTCACGTGCATCAATGCGCAGTAATCTGATATCGACCTGAAGCGGTGAGTTGGATAGCAGACGCAAAAACTGGTTTTCCGTTTCGATTTTTTTCGGCATCAAATTAAGAATGAGTACCTTCAGCGGACGAATTTCCTGACCCGTCGCGCGCGAGGCCGTCATAACAAAGACGTTTTCTTCACGCAAAAAATTAACGGCTGGTAATTCATCCTGCACCCGAATCGGCATAACTTATATCCTCACTGCATACGTTTAAACGTTTAGACATCCAGACAGCTGACAATACCCAGGAATAGTCATAATGTCGAGTAAACGGAAGGAAGGTGAGAAAGTTTCACGGCGTGAATTACGTTAAACTATAAGCAGGAGTAAAAGGAGATAATATGGTTATTAATATTCGCCGTTCGCAGCAGGGCGAAGCTGATTGTCTGGCTGACATCTGGTGTCGTTCTGTTGATGCCACACACGATTTTCTGACGCCGGCTTATCGCGCAGAGCTGGAAGAGCTGGTACGGAGTTTTTTGCCTGAAGCGCCGCTGTGGGTTGCCGTAACGGAACAGGATCAGCCGATCGCATTTATGCTGTTAACAGCTCAACATATGGATGCGCTGTTTGTCGATCCTGATTTTCGTGGTAAAGGGGTAGGTAAAAGATTGGTTGAACATGCACTGACGCTTGCTCCCGAGCTGACTACCGATGTTAATGAGCAAAATCATCAGGCGGTGGCATTTTATAAAAAGGCAGGTTTTGCTGTGACAGGACGTTCAGAGAAGGACGATCTGGGTCGCCCTTATCCGCTATTGCATCTGCGATACACGCGTTAGCTATTCTTTTTCAAGCATCGTTAGTACAGCGCTATCAGTCAATGGCGCTGTTTGCGCATGAATTTTTATCTGGCGATATTTCATTCTCGTGGCACCGGCAATAACTTCCTGCAAAATGCGCTCTTCGACCGGCGATAATCCGCCCTCGTTCATTTCCAGCGCGCTGATTACAATGTCAAAACGCCTGCTGCGCAGGA is part of the Klebsiella sp. RIT-PI-d genome and encodes:
- the aceB gene encoding malate synthase A; protein product: MTEQAAVTDELIFKQSGRAQDKQILTPEAVEFLTELVARFAPERNQLLAARLQQQQAIDNGNKPDFISETTSIRNSEWRIRGIPDDLQDRRVEITGPVERKMVINALNANVKVFMADFEDSLAPDWSKVIDGQINLRDAVNGTISHTNEAGKIYQLKPNPAVLICRVRGLHLPEKHVTWRGEAIPGSLFDFALYFFHNHKALLAKGSGPYFYLPKTQAWQEAAWWSEVFSYTEDRFKLPRGTIKATLLIETLPAVFQMDEILYALRDHIVGLNCGRWDYIFSYIKTLKNYPDRVLPDRQVVTMDKPFLSAYSRLLIKTCHKRGAFAMGGMAAFIPSKDAGRNAQVLGKVKADKMLEANNGHDGTWVAHPGLADTAMAIFNEVLGNNPNQLSVTRHNDAPVTAEQLLAPCEGERTEEGMRANIRVAVQYIEAWISGNGCVPIYGLMEDAATAEISRTSIWQWIHHQKTLSNGKPVTKSLFRQMLAEEMQVIQEELGEHRFSSGRFDDAARLMEQITTSDELIDFLTLPGYRLLA
- the metA gene encoding homoserine O-acetyltransferase MetA, with the protein product MPIRVQDELPAVNFLREENVFVMTASRATGQEIRPLKVLILNLMPKKIETENQFLRLLSNSPLQVDIRLLRIDAREPRNTPVEHLNNFYCNFDDIRDENFDGLIVTGAPLGLVEFNDVAFWPQIKQVLEWAKEHVTSTLFVCWAVQAALNILYGIPKQTRNDKLSGVYEHHILHPHALLTRGFDDTFLAPHSRFADFPAALIRDYTDLEIFAETEAGDAYLFASKDKRIAFVTGHPEYDADTLSGEYFRDVEAGLSPDVPYNYFPKNDPQNTPHATWRSHGNLLFTNWLNYYVYQITPYDLRHMNPTLD
- a CDS encoding acetyltransferase; translated protein: MVINIRRSQQGEADCLADIWCRSVDATHDFLTPAYRAELEELVRSFLPEAPLWVAVTEQDQPIAFMLLTAQHMDALFVDPDFRGKGVGKRLVEHALTLAPELTTDVNEQNHQAVAFYKKAGFAVTGRSEKDDLGRPYPLLHLRYTR
- a CDS encoding YjaA family stress response protein, with the protein product MPALYIQLRKNRIAVRDIDREKDVSAQATFSNQRLLIADFLQAEKVLSGLIQQLYPATLISSLLRSRRFDIVISALEMNEGGLSPVEERILQEVIAGATRMKYRQIKIHAQTAPLTDSAVLTMLEKE